The genomic stretch AAGCATCCCGTGCAAAAGCATAAATTTGTCCCATATTGCCATCATTCATTGCATAACAACCCACAGAAGTGCACCCCCCATGAACCATAAGATAACTACCTGTACGACCATGTGCTTGATCGTAAAGATTAGGAAAACCGATATTAAAAGAAAGATAATAACGCGAATAAGGATTCATTTGACTTGCGTTAATGGTATAAAAGCCTTCTGGTGTTTGATAATCTCCCTCTTTATATTTAGGCCCAAGTTTACCTGACCATTTGCAAATGTCATAACTTGCCACAAGTATAAAACGTCCGGTACGATCTTGTTTCCAAACTTCAGCTATATTTTCTTCCTTAAAAAAACGCATCATAATCGGTGCATATTGATCGACATTATGTGTAATCATTTTATGGTGAATTTCTTTTGGCAATGGCTGCTTAACTTTAGCTTGAATAGAGGGAGGTAATTTCTTTTGACACGCTGTCAATATCCCAATTGCCAATAAAAAAAACAATGAAAAATACCAATTTAATTTCATTGAAATAAAACTCTAATCTATAAAAAACCTCACACAAATCACTTCAATTAAGCCAAAGAACGGCCAATTTGAAGATATTTTTCCCAACGCTCTCGCCTTACAGTTTCACCATCCTTACCAGCCATAGAATGTAAAGCAACAGAAATAATATTACCTGTCGTTTCCATAACAGCTTCCTTTCCCCGATGTGCCCCTCCCAAAGGCTCAGGAATAATGCCATCAATAACCTTTAGCTTATAAAGATCTTGAGCAGTAATACGCATATTGGTTGCTGCATCTTTTGCACGAGTTGAATCACGCCATAAAATAGAAGCCGCCCCTTCTGGTGAAATAACCGAATAAATTGAATGCTCCAGCATATAAACTTTATTAGCTGCAGCAATCGCTATTGCCCCTCCAGAACCACCTTCTCCAATAATGACCGAAACAACAGGAACGCGTAGACGTAAAGTTGCCGCTATTGACTGTGCAATTGCCTCTGCCTGTCCACGTTCTTCAGCACTTACACCGGGATAAGCACCGGCTGTATCAACAAAAGTTAACAATGGCAAATCAAAACGATCAGCCATCTCCATAATCCGTACAGCTTTGCGATACCCCTCTGGGCGAGCAGAACCAAAATTATGACGTAAACGAGTTTGTGTATCATGACCTTTTTCTTGACCTATATAAGCAATCGCTTCACCCTTAAAGCGTGCAAAGCCGGCTTGAATAGCTTCATCCTCAGCAAATTTGCGATCACCTGCCAAAGGTGTAACATCACTCAATAAATATGCTGAATAATCCATAAAATGAGGTCGATTAGGATGGCGTGCTACTTGTGTTTTTT from Bartonella sp. WD16.2 encodes the following:
- a CDS encoding L,D-transpeptidase family protein, yielding MKLNWYFSLFFLLAIGILTACQKKLPPSIQAKVKQPLPKEIHHKMITHNVDQYAPIMMRFFKEENIAEVWKQDRTGRFILVASYDICKWSGKLGPKYKEGDYQTPEGFYTINASQMNPYSRYYLSFNIGFPNLYDQAHGRTGSYLMVHGGCTSVGCYAMNDGNMGQIYAFARDAFKGGQKEFQLHAFPFRMTDANMERHRDNPHYQFWMMLKKGYDLFETRRALSKIDVYGKRYVFDRFTKENLSAVKP
- a CDS encoding acetyl-CoA carboxylase carboxyltransferase subunit alpha — its product is MYNYLDFEKPVADLDVQILELKKIAQEKGSLDMKDEITRLEMRSQMALRDLYKKLSPWQKTQVARHPNRPHFMDYSAYLLSDVTPLAGDRKFAEDEAIQAGFARFKGEAIAYIGQEKGHDTQTRLRHNFGSARPEGYRKAVRIMEMADRFDLPLLTFVDTAGAYPGVSAEERGQAEAIAQSIAATLRLRVPVVSVIIGEGGSGGAIAIAAANKVYMLEHSIYSVISPEGAASILWRDSTRAKDAATNMRITAQDLYKLKVIDGIIPEPLGGAHRGKEAVMETTGNIISVALHSMAGKDGETVRRERWEKYLQIGRSLA